From Candidatus Poribacteria bacterium, one genomic window encodes:
- a CDS encoding ABC transporter permease subunit: MLMTLIQKEMMHHILSARFVALLLMCLLLVPLTLHINYSNYRQNLVDYQEAIKRANIEEAEVDPKSPPEPEEEVSKVFLKPTPLSVFANGLENVLPSYLGMTRNGITQGPDALIASPLSYLLGHLDFLFVIGTVFSLLALLFTFDAVAGEREAGTLRITLANALPRDVFLWSKLIGGYLVFVVPFLVSFIFGLLMIVWQGFPLGESDIFPRVLGLILASLLYIAVFFAIGTVISIYLDSAKTALIIAFTVWVFAVLITPRVGFLAAKLITPTRTPQSVYMEKAAMQEDFNAVLKKERDKIQLKGEEVTDEMGRRMTVVVPGMGENREKIAERMGPLEEEYRLKFQNYSDKLDRDYKRETKRQEQIGETLSRMTPTSSLIYLATNLTQTGKGKRSDYLQAGNRYWNRLDMDVFSKISDHIPSEHYKPPVKVPQPTALEETTLGETLRRSIVDALLLCFFAVVLTTVAFLRFFRTDI; this comes from the coding sequence ATGTTAATGACCCTGATTCAGAAAGAGATGATGCACCACATCTTGAGTGCCCGATTTGTAGCACTTCTGCTGATGTGTCTCTTGCTTGTTCCGCTTACCTTGCATATCAATTACAGCAATTATCGCCAAAATTTAGTGGACTACCAAGAAGCGATTAAACGCGCAAACATTGAAGAGGCGGAAGTGGACCCGAAGTCACCACCTGAACCGGAAGAGGAAGTTTCCAAAGTCTTTCTCAAACCGACCCCTTTGAGCGTCTTCGCAAACGGACTGGAAAACGTGCTACCGAGTTATTTGGGGATGACCCGCAATGGGATCACACAGGGACCCGACGCTTTAATTGCCTCACCCCTTTCCTATCTACTGGGACATCTCGATTTTCTCTTTGTGATAGGTACAGTTTTCAGTCTGCTGGCGTTGCTGTTTACATTCGATGCCGTTGCTGGGGAGAGAGAAGCAGGGACGTTGCGAATTACCTTAGCGAACGCGCTCCCGCGCGACGTATTCCTATGGAGCAAGTTGATTGGTGGATACCTTGTGTTTGTTGTTCCGTTCTTGGTATCATTTATCTTCGGTTTACTGATGATCGTTTGGCAAGGATTTCCGCTCGGTGAGTCCGATATTTTTCCACGGGTACTCGGTTTAATCCTCGCCTCCTTGCTTTATATTGCGGTGTTTTTCGCGATAGGGACGGTGATTTCTATCTATCTGGATAGTGCCAAGACGGCTCTCATCATTGCCTTTACTGTCTGGGTATTTGCGGTGCTGATTACACCACGCGTTGGGTTCCTTGCCGCCAAACTCATTACCCCGACCCGAACACCGCAGAGCGTCTATATGGAGAAAGCAGCCATGCAAGAGGATTTTAACGCGGTGCTTAAAAAGGAAAGAGATAAAATTCAGCTCAAAGGAGAAGAAGTAACGGATGAAATGGGCCGCAGAATGACGGTAGTAGTACCGGGAATGGGGGAAAATAGGGAAAAAATTGCTGAGCGCATGGGACCGCTTGAAGAGGAATATCGCTTAAAATTCCAAAACTACTCTGATAAACTTGACCGAGATTACAAACGTGAAACAAAAAGACAAGAGCAAATCGGTGAGACGCTCTCCCGAATGACACCCACATCTTCTTTAATCTATCTCGCTACGAACTTGACACAGACGGGGAAAGGGAAAAGAAGCGACTACTTGCAAGCAGGAAATCGCTACTGGAATAGGCTTGACATGGATGTGTTCAGCAAAATTTCAGATCATATCCCGTCCGAGCATTACAAGCCCCCTGTCAAAGTTCCACAGCCCACCGCGCTGGAGGAGACAACCTTAGGAGAGACACTCCGTCGATCAATTGTGGATGCGCTACTGCTCTGTTTCTTCGCAGTCGTGCTAACAACCGTGGCGTTTCTGAGATTTTTCCGTACAGATATTTGA
- a CDS encoding DUF1800 domain-containing protein, translating to MSQNDVALMAHLMRRAGFGTTRTELEAYVEKGYENVVDDLVHPERGTPIDEDILDRYFGSEGGYVGTWIYRMMNSRCPLQEKMALFWHHVFATGLGKNQHILASTNQIDLFRSVGMGKMRDILLELSKDPAMIFWLDNNENRKGEPNENYGRELLELFSLGVGNYTEDDIKNCALAFTGWTFGQPIPLYPHGYYAPPFLFVEEEHDNSEKTFLGHTGNLNGDDIIDIIVEQPACARFISRHLYNFFVADEPQVPSWNVTPPQDPDAIETLADAFMASDGHISHVLSVLFNADFFKEAQFKKVKNPTELVTGILKLIGTCQGPQPGMAQYASATQLMGQKLLDPPTVEGWHTGKEWIDGGLLTARVNFAVREVSDASKPGIQDIITRLKNNGNPLSPETFVESCLEFAGPLVVGDTTRQYLTEFAEVNGEIDFRDDAAAEENQTLLVSMLQLIVASREYQLG from the coding sequence ATGTCACAGAACGATGTTGCGTTAATGGCGCACCTCATGCGCCGCGCAGGGTTTGGCACAACCCGCACCGAACTGGAAGCCTACGTTGAAAAAGGCTATGAGAACGTAGTTGACGACCTCGTCCATCCCGAACGCGGGACCCCCATTGATGAAGATATTTTAGACCGCTACTTCGGCAGTGAAGGGGGTTATGTCGGAACTTGGATTTATCGGATGATGAACAGTAGATGCCCGCTTCAAGAGAAGATGGCACTCTTCTGGCATCATGTCTTTGCAACGGGACTGGGCAAGAATCAGCACATCCTTGCATCCACGAACCAGATTGATCTGTTCCGAAGCGTCGGTATGGGGAAAATGCGAGACATTTTACTCGAACTCTCCAAAGATCCGGCGATGATCTTCTGGCTCGACAACAACGAAAATCGCAAAGGCGAACCCAACGAGAATTACGGTAGAGAACTCCTTGAACTTTTCTCATTAGGTGTGGGTAACTACACAGAAGATGACATTAAGAACTGCGCTCTCGCCTTTACAGGCTGGACATTCGGACAACCGATTCCATTGTACCCCCACGGTTACTACGCGCCTCCTTTTCTCTTCGTTGAGGAGGAACACGACAATAGCGAAAAAACCTTTTTGGGGCATACCGGAAACCTCAACGGCGATGACATCATTGATATTATTGTCGAGCAACCCGCTTGTGCGAGATTCATCTCCAGACACCTTTACAACTTCTTTGTCGCAGATGAACCGCAGGTACCGTCGTGGAATGTGACACCGCCGCAGGACCCGGACGCAATTGAAACACTCGCGGACGCATTCATGGCATCTGATGGACATATATCCCATGTTCTCAGTGTCCTCTTCAATGCCGACTTCTTCAAAGAAGCCCAATTCAAGAAGGTAAAAAACCCGACGGAACTCGTTACGGGAATCCTGAAACTGATAGGGACCTGCCAAGGTCCACAACCGGGGATGGCGCAATATGCGAGTGCTACCCAATTGATGGGACAGAAACTTCTCGATCCGCCCACCGTAGAAGGATGGCACACCGGTAAAGAGTGGATTGATGGCGGTCTGCTAACTGCCCGCGTCAATTTTGCCGTTCGTGAAGTCAGCGATGCGTCGAAACCGGGCATTCAGGATATTATTACACGCTTGAAAAATAATGGAAATCCGCTCTCACCAGAAACATTTGTGGAGAGTTGCCTCGAATTTGCGGGTCCATTGGTGGTGGGAGATACGACGCGTCAGTATTTGACCGAATTCGCTGAGGTGAACGGTGAGATTGATTTTAGAGATGATGCTGCTGCGGAGGAGAACCAAACCCTGCTCGTCAGTATGCTCCAGTTAATTGTTGCATCAAGAGAGTATCAACTTGGCTAA
- a CDS encoding DUF1501 domain-containing protein, with product MNTTKKAPVLVVVQLSGGNDFMNTLIPYTAGIYHDSRPVVGIKSEDVLPSEVDDALGWHPQAAPLKEMFDAGNVAVVQGIGYPDSNRSHFRAMDIWHTCEPLKIGDEGWVGRLVRELDPQSQNVLTGVSFGQGLPRACALSGIPVTSVGDLDNYGLMTSIGDEGHRTKALDVFKKMYSSTVGTGIVMDYLSQTGLDVIKGADELKKAPAMYKSEVEYPQNAIAKSLRDVARVHLADLGTRVFYTQHGGYDNHANEVPTHPRLLTELTEAIQAFFTDLRSQNASEEVVMYVFTEFGRRIRDNASGTDHGTGGGAFIIGDRVKGGLYAEYPSLDPSRWVHGEDLEHTIDFRGIYGTLLEQWMGVDPTHIVGGNFEQIHPFSV from the coding sequence ATGAATACTACGAAAAAAGCCCCGGTCCTCGTCGTTGTGCAACTCAGCGGTGGCAACGACTTCATGAATACGCTCATTCCCTACACAGCCGGGATTTACCACGATTCACGTCCAGTTGTCGGCATCAAATCGGAAGATGTCCTACCGTCAGAAGTGGACGACGCTTTGGGTTGGCACCCGCAGGCTGCCCCGCTGAAAGAGATGTTTGATGCCGGTAATGTCGCCGTTGTGCAGGGCATCGGCTACCCCGATTCAAACCGATCGCATTTCAGGGCGATGGATATCTGGCATACTTGTGAACCGCTGAAAATCGGTGATGAGGGGTGGGTCGGTAGGCTTGTCCGAGAACTTGATCCACAGAGCCAGAACGTCTTAACAGGTGTCAGTTTCGGACAGGGACTGCCGCGCGCCTGTGCACTTTCAGGTATTCCTGTCACCTCTGTCGGTGACTTGGATAACTACGGACTGATGACCAGCATTGGCGATGAAGGGCACCGCACAAAAGCACTTGACGTATTCAAGAAGATGTATAGCAGCACGGTCGGCACCGGCATCGTGATGGACTACCTCAGCCAGACCGGATTAGATGTGATTAAAGGTGCGGATGAACTCAAGAAGGCACCGGCGATGTACAAGTCCGAGGTGGAATATCCACAAAACGCAATCGCAAAAAGCCTGCGAGATGTCGCACGCGTCCACCTCGCTGATCTCGGCACACGCGTCTTTTACACGCAGCACGGCGGTTATGATAACCACGCCAACGAGGTACCGACACATCCACGACTCCTGACAGAACTGACGGAAGCCATCCAAGCGTTCTTCACCGACCTACGGTCACAGAACGCCTCTGAAGAGGTCGTCATGTACGTCTTCACAGAATTCGGTAGACGTATCCGAGACAACGCCAGCGGCACGGATCACGGAACCGGCGGTGGTGCGTTCATCATCGGCGATCGCGTGAAAGGTGGACTTTACGCCGAATACCCATCTCTTGATCCGTCCCGTTGGGTACATGGTGAAGACCTTGAACACACTATCGACTTCCGTGGTATATACGGAACGCTTTTAGAGCAGTGGATGGGTGTAGACCCAACGCACATCGTCGGCGGGAATTTTGAACAGATTCATCCCTTTTCAGTGTAG
- a CDS encoding NHL repeat-containing protein — protein sequence MGRPYGLLRAGFPFHKTLSMRRTTNFPIDIAIGKEGRIYIMCRSDGTAMIRKYTVEDEDLGTMGGYGQGDGQFTWPVTITSDSEENLYVSDEYLHRIVAFNSEGEHIGTWGEHGTDPGQLNGPAGIAFDPEENLYVADSLSHRVQKFTKDGKFLFGWGTYGDGEGEFNMPWGVAVDELGDVYVVDWRNDRVQKFNAEGEFVFAFGKSGSGNGELNRPAGIDVDLHGDIYVADRGNDRIQLFNAEGRYVQKFLGDATLSKVSLAYMMTNASPNRMRDMADLEPQKYLRSPKSVAVSDDGLMFVPDFESYRVQVYRNMAVPLTEQEFSPPRRSVTLHQE from the coding sequence ATGGGAAGACCGTACGGCTTGCTGCGTGCCGGGTTTCCATTTCATAAGACCCTAAGCATGCGGCGCACGACGAATTTTCCGATCGACATCGCAATCGGAAAAGAGGGACGTATATATATTATGTGCCGTAGCGACGGCACCGCAATGATCCGAAAATACACCGTTGAAGACGAAGACCTCGGCACAATGGGTGGTTACGGACAGGGTGACGGGCAATTCACATGGCCCGTAACGATTACCTCTGACAGTGAAGAAAACCTCTATGTCTCCGATGAATACTTGCATCGGATTGTCGCCTTCAACAGCGAAGGTGAACACATCGGTACATGGGGGGAACACGGCACCGATCCGGGACAACTCAACGGTCCCGCTGGCATCGCCTTCGACCCGGAAGAGAATCTCTACGTCGCCGATAGTCTGAGCCACCGGGTACAGAAGTTCACGAAAGACGGCAAGTTCCTCTTCGGATGGGGGACTTATGGCGACGGTGAAGGTGAATTTAACATGCCGTGGGGTGTTGCCGTAGACGAGCTCGGTGATGTCTATGTTGTTGATTGGCGAAACGACAGGGTGCAGAAGTTCAATGCCGAGGGAGAATTCGTCTTCGCATTCGGCAAGTCCGGCAGCGGCAACGGTGAACTCAACCGTCCTGCCGGGATTGATGTTGACCTGCACGGCGACATCTATGTTGCTGACCGAGGCAATGACCGCATTCAACTCTTCAACGCCGAAGGGCGGTATGTGCAGAAGTTCCTCGGTGATGCCACACTGTCAAAGGTGTCACTGGCTTACATGATGACGAACGCCAGTCCAAATCGGATGCGAGACATGGCGGATTTGGAACCGCAGAAATACCTACGTTCCCCCAAATCCGTTGCTGTCAGTGATGATGGATTGATGTTCGTACCTGACTTTGAATCCTACCGGGTTCAGGTTTATCGGAATATGGCAGTGCCGTTGACAGAGCAGGAATTTAGCCCACCCCGTAGGTCGGTTACACTACATCAGGAGTAA
- a CDS encoding TonB-dependent receptor codes for MPLSVFAQTGDVQGTVYQQSTGKSLAAADVRITETDQSQKTDENGIFRFTELPEGTYTFVVTHPLEPQPTEISVDISSGDTTKVKIHLGPAFKLETVVVEGRRLPPTVSRTEIRGSELLRIPGTTNDALKGLMTLPSIGIPNDYLGILYIRGSGPSDTIYYLDRTPFGYPFHYGGLVSTINSDIIEDIHIYAGGYGAEFGLDSQTVLDIRSRDRTDKRRLSGKFNLNVLYSEGMLEGRIGDKGYFHVAGRRSYFDFIAGVFLEDLVWPYFSDYQVKFVYELAENHHLTVNAFGTNDHFHIRPSATVISDFSAYFRNGFEAQGIHLRSEFTENLTSNISFTHAFTFLNTDFEAIFGESFLTEVDGREIEPELISQRSIYNNIKVNVPIYTLRGDVSYQLTPKFQFEPGVLFTFSPAKSFGDRGIIYEGLTDSDIFSILHEDEELMNSDNEFYQIIRPGADRDEFWYDFRRSEGYLQGRYDPLSFLSLALGIRFDYFNLTEELSVQPRGSLSVKLSNNATLRFAYGTYEQSPLAYQVLAENGNRDLKSSTANHYIMEFEHDISSQTELKFATYYKGIRDLVTASQTERVNNVDAQIAPNYLNQGTGFIGGAEAFLRHRVNEKFFGWFSYTWTHREQRTHPDALYEPHIFDNTHIISLVGNYSISPTFEIGGKWQYSSGTTGAHVSEILLIQDPITRGMQPIFTDVQGVAEIPLASLPSYHRLDLRVSKTWDRKGWQIGGFLEILNVYNRKNTIKFYNPAGDDVQEAPQLPIIPYGGLTIEF; via the coding sequence ATGCCACTGTCCGTTTTTGCGCAAACCGGTGATGTCCAAGGAACCGTCTATCAGCAAAGCACTGGAAAATCCCTCGCAGCTGCTGATGTCCGCATTACCGAAACCGACCAGAGTCAAAAAACCGATGAAAACGGTATCTTCCGCTTCACAGAACTTCCCGAAGGCACCTATACTTTTGTTGTTACGCATCCGCTTGAACCCCAACCTACGGAAATCTCTGTTGACATCAGCAGCGGTGATACCACCAAAGTCAAAATACATCTCGGACCAGCCTTTAAACTCGAAACAGTCGTGGTAGAAGGACGACGGCTTCCACCAACGGTGAGTCGCACGGAAATCCGTGGCAGTGAGCTCCTACGTATCCCCGGCACCACCAACGACGCGCTCAAAGGATTGATGACGCTCCCAAGCATCGGTATCCCAAACGATTATTTGGGCATCCTCTACATTCGCGGCAGTGGTCCCAGCGACACCATTTACTATCTTGACAGAACACCTTTCGGTTATCCTTTTCACTACGGTGGACTCGTTTCAACAATCAACTCTGACATCATTGAGGACATTCATATATACGCCGGTGGTTACGGTGCCGAATTCGGGTTAGATTCACAGACTGTACTTGATATCCGCTCCCGCGACCGGACAGACAAACGGAGGTTGAGCGGCAAGTTTAACCTTAACGTTCTCTATTCCGAAGGAATGCTTGAAGGTAGAATCGGCGATAAAGGCTACTTTCACGTCGCCGGAAGGCGGAGTTATTTTGATTTCATTGCTGGAGTGTTTCTTGAAGATTTGGTGTGGCCCTACTTCTCCGATTACCAAGTCAAATTTGTCTATGAGCTTGCCGAAAACCATCATCTCACTGTTAATGCCTTTGGAACAAACGACCACTTTCATATCAGACCAAGTGCTACAGTGATATCTGACTTTTCTGCGTACTTCAGAAACGGTTTTGAAGCGCAAGGTATCCATCTCCGTTCAGAGTTCACTGAAAACCTAACATCCAACATCTCTTTCACCCACGCCTTCACTTTTCTTAATACGGATTTTGAGGCAATTTTCGGTGAATCTTTCTTAACGGAGGTGGACGGCAGAGAAATAGAACCAGAACTTATATCCCAAAGATCCATATACAACAACATAAAGGTTAATGTTCCAATCTATACACTCCGTGGAGATGTCTCTTACCAGCTAACGCCTAAGTTCCAATTTGAACCCGGAGTGCTCTTCACATTTAGCCCAGCAAAGAGTTTTGGAGACCGAGGCATAATATATGAAGGGTTAACCGATTCAGATATATTTTCCATATTGCATGAAGATGAAGAATTGATGAACAGCGATAACGAGTTCTATCAGATAATCCGCCCTGGGGCAGATCGCGATGAGTTCTGGTACGATTTTCGACGCTCAGAAGGGTATCTACAGGGACGATACGATCCACTCTCATTTCTGTCGCTCGCGCTTGGTATACGGTTCGACTATTTCAATCTAACGGAGGAACTCTCCGTTCAACCGCGCGGAAGTTTGAGTGTAAAACTTTCCAATAACGCCACGCTCCGCTTTGCTTACGGGACTTATGAACAGAGTCCATTGGCGTATCAAGTGCTTGCCGAGAATGGAAACAGAGACTTAAAATCCAGCACTGCGAACCACTATATTATGGAGTTTGAACACGATATTTCATCACAAACAGAACTCAAATTCGCAACCTATTACAAAGGCATACGGGACTTAGTAACGGCAAGTCAAACCGAACGTGTTAATAATGTTGACGCGCAAATTGCACCTAATTATCTTAATCAAGGCACGGGATTTATAGGTGGTGCAGAGGCATTCCTAAGGCACCGCGTTAATGAAAAGTTCTTCGGTTGGTTCTCTTACACATGGACACATAGGGAACAGCGCACACATCCTGATGCCCTTTATGAACCACACATCTTTGATAACACACATATTATCAGTCTCGTCGGTAACTATAGCATCAGCCCAACTTTTGAGATTGGCGGGAAATGGCAGTATTCAAGCGGGACAACCGGTGCGCATGTAAGCGAAATTCTTCTCATCCAAGATCCAATAACACGAGGCATGCAACCTATTTTCACTGATGTTCAGGGCGTGGCGGAAATACCTTTGGCATCGTTACCCTCCTATCACCGATTAGATCTGCGTGTGAGTAAAACATGGGATCGTAAAGGGTGGCAAATAGGTGGATTTCTCGAGATTCTGAATGTTTACAATCGTAAAAATACTATCAAGTTTTATAATCCGGCGGGTGACGATGTACAGGAAGCACCCCAACTTCCCATCATCCCCTACGGCGGCTTGACAATCGAGTTCTGA
- a CDS encoding TonB-dependent receptor: MEKPLSILFLLVLTALPALAETGDVQGTVYQQSTGKPLASADVRITETEQTQKIDENGVFRFIELPKGTYTFVVTHPLEPLPTEISVDISSGDTTEIKIHLGAAFKLETVVVEGKRLPRTVSRTEIRGSELLRIPGSANDALKGLTTLPSIGIPNDYFGVLYIRGSEPGSNLYYLDRTPLGYPFHWGGLLSTISSETIETIDIYAGGYGAEFGLDSQAVLDIHARDSIAERFDGKFNLNIFYSEGLLEGKIGEEGYVSASGRRSYFDLIAEPIYESQTGNTQQFPHFSDYQLKFVYPLTENHSLTLNAFAATDHFHVETEEEEDDEMEIDDPFESSAFFKNGFNGQGIHLRSEFTENLTSNLSLTRSLNFLDIDLDAVISETTLTDENDEIISKYRDSIEYNLKVNVPVYTLREDVSYKLTPKLQLEPGFLLAFSPANSTEHSSYPSFEEEVPDDETVSELMRTDPTKVTFDDDGTPRIRATETRDYEFGHDLQRAEGYLQTRYDPLPALSVALGIRVDYLDVIEQVSIQPRGSISIKLPIGSNLRFAYGHYEQSPQLSELLSENGNAALKSSLARHYIMEIEHELSSRTEFKFATYYKDIQKLITPDEVSNYLNQGVGYVGGAELFLRHRIPDKFFGWISYAYTHAERRENPDVTYQPYLFDNTHIVSIVGNYNFSPDFEIGAKWQYLSGTAEAPINSIVLIQDPVTRGLNPLFASFSRLLGAKLTPYHKLDLRISHKWNFMGMKIGGFIEVLNVYNRKNTIEFIQNEGTFEVQGEEVTIEEREVGTARQLPLLPYVGLTLEF, encoded by the coding sequence ATGGAAAAGCCATTGTCTATTCTATTTTTGTTGGTGCTTACTGCCTTACCTGCTCTTGCCGAAACCGGCGATGTTCAAGGCACCGTCTATCAGCAAAGCACAGGAAAACCCCTTGCATCCGCTGATGTCCGCATTACCGAAACAGAACAAACGCAAAAAATCGATGAAAACGGTGTCTTCCGCTTCATCGAACTCCCCAAAGGCACCTATACTTTTGTCGTTACCCATCCGCTTGAACCCTTACCTACAGAAATCTCGGTTGACATTAGCAGCGGTGATACCACCGAAATCAAAATACACCTCGGCGCAGCCTTTAAACTCGAAACAGTGGTGGTGGAAGGGAAACGCCTCCCCCGCACGGTGAGCCGAACGGAAATCCGTGGCAGCGAACTTCTACGGATTCCAGGTTCCGCCAATGACGCACTCAAAGGACTAACGACTCTCCCCAGTATCGGCATCCCAAACGATTACTTTGGCGTGCTTTACATCCGTGGGAGTGAACCGGGCTCCAACCTCTACTATTTGGACAGGACCCCCCTCGGTTATCCATTTCATTGGGGCGGTTTGTTGTCAACCATCAGTTCAGAAACTATTGAAACAATTGACATCTACGCTGGCGGATACGGCGCGGAATTCGGATTGGATTCTCAAGCGGTGCTTGACATCCACGCACGCGACAGCATTGCAGAGCGGTTCGATGGGAAATTTAACCTTAATATTTTTTATTCTGAAGGGTTGCTTGAAGGAAAGATCGGTGAAGAGGGATACGTTTCCGCCTCAGGACGGCGAAGTTACTTTGATCTCATCGCTGAACCGATTTATGAAAGCCAAACGGGAAACACGCAACAGTTTCCCCATTTCTCGGACTATCAACTCAAATTTGTCTATCCACTGACTGAAAACCACAGCCTCACACTTAATGCATTCGCCGCAACCGACCATTTTCATGTTGAGACAGAGGAAGAGGAAGATGATGAAATGGAAATAGACGATCCTTTTGAGTCCTCTGCCTTTTTCAAAAATGGATTTAACGGGCAGGGCATCCACCTACGTTCAGAATTCACCGAAAATCTCACATCCAATCTATCACTGACCCGTTCACTCAATTTTCTTGATATAGACTTAGATGCGGTTATATCAGAGACTACCCTTACAGATGAAAACGATGAGATAATCTCTAAATACAGGGATTCTATCGAGTATAACTTAAAGGTTAACGTCCCCGTCTATACCCTCCGCGAAGACGTGTCCTACAAGCTAACACCTAAGCTCCAGCTTGAACCGGGGTTTCTCCTGGCGTTCAGTCCAGCAAACAGTACGGAGCATTCCAGTTACCCATCATTTGAAGAAGAAGTACCAGATGACGAGACAGTGAGCGAATTAATGCGGACGGATCCCACCAAAGTAACGTTTGACGATGATGGAACCCCGCGGATACGCGCGACTGAAACCAGAGACTACGAATTTGGACACGATTTACAACGCGCCGAAGGCTATCTACAAACACGATACGACCCGCTACCCGCGCTTTCAGTCGCGCTCGGTATACGGGTCGATTATCTCGATGTGATAGAGCAGGTTTCCATTCAACCCCGTGGGAGTATAAGTATCAAGCTTCCGATCGGTTCTAACCTCCGATTCGCTTATGGACATTATGAACAAAGTCCACAACTGTCCGAGCTGCTATCAGAGAACGGGAACGCAGCGTTAAAATCGAGCCTTGCACGTCACTATATCATGGAAATAGAACACGAACTTTCATCACGCACCGAATTCAAGTTTGCTACCTACTACAAAGACATCCAGAAACTAATAACACCCGATGAGGTCTCAAATTATCTCAATCAAGGCGTTGGGTACGTCGGCGGTGCAGAATTGTTCCTACGGCACCGGATTCCAGATAAATTCTTTGGCTGGATTTCGTATGCCTACACGCACGCCGAGCGTCGAGAAAATCCTGATGTTACATATCAACCTTACCTTTTCGATAATACACACATTGTTAGCATTGTGGGAAACTATAACTTTAGTCCGGATTTTGAGATCGGCGCGAAGTGGCAGTATCTCAGCGGTACCGCCGAAGCACCTATCAACTCCATCGTTCTCATCCAAGATCCGGTGACGCGCGGATTGAACCCTCTCTTCGCAAGTTTTAGCCGCCTCTTAGGTGCTAAACTGACCCCTTATCACAAGTTAGATTTGCGGATAAGTCACAAATGGAACTTCATGGGCATGAAGATAGGCGGATTCATCGAAGTTCTCAATGTATACAATCGCAAAAATACCATTGAGTTTATCCAGAATGAAGGAACATTTGAAGTACAAGGGGAGGAAGTCACAATTGAAGAACGCGAGGTCGGAACAGCCAGGCAACTTCCATTGCTGCCTTATGTTGGGTTGACGCTTGAATTTTAA